The following proteins come from a genomic window of Streptomyces sp. NBC_01716:
- a CDS encoding monooxygenase gives MDDDPDGRESGPEDRTPPHPRTGGPARHAVVIGGSIAGLLAAHVLAAHADRVTIVERDRFPDGARPRSGVPQGSHTHVLLGGGQLALDTLLPGVVAELREHGAPRVGMPRDMVQWQAGAWYRRTPSTDHLLTPTRPLLEWVVRRRVLADPRISTVERTEVVGLLGNAYRTTGVLLRERGAGTRGADTAGADTHGADTHGVGAKERTGNAAKNGTPSRGGVVTRALAADLVVDASGRGSRAPAWLSAVGAEPPPEETLDSGLVYATRAYRPGKDDGTTDTIGYYVVPNPAQLSGGVALPIEDGRYLVTFSGLHGSEPPSNEEEFADFAASLPHPFLHDWLMRAEPDSPVRSFRNMANVRRRYDCPGRRPAGFLSTGDALCAFNPVYGQGMTVAALNAVALGEALGDRRRTPTTLRVQRAILASSRQAWDISAGADKKMPGVVGNATGTSAADRPSNWYLTRVQRRAGGDPVVGTAFRAVLNLKAPLSALFAPRVARAVLFGPVPHTPAGPPMWRESEGEPRDT, from the coding sequence ATGGACGACGACCCCGACGGCCGGGAATCCGGCCCCGAGGACCGGACACCTCCCCACCCGCGCACCGGCGGGCCCGCGCGCCACGCCGTGGTGATCGGCGGCAGCATCGCCGGGCTACTCGCGGCGCACGTACTCGCCGCGCACGCCGACCGCGTGACGATCGTCGAACGCGACCGTTTCCCCGACGGGGCACGGCCACGCTCCGGTGTCCCTCAGGGCAGCCACACCCATGTACTGCTCGGCGGCGGCCAGTTGGCGCTGGACACCCTTCTGCCGGGCGTCGTCGCCGAGTTGCGGGAACACGGCGCGCCCCGGGTGGGGATGCCGAGGGACATGGTCCAGTGGCAGGCGGGCGCGTGGTACCGCCGTACGCCCTCCACCGACCATCTCCTCACCCCCACCCGCCCGCTGCTCGAATGGGTCGTACGGCGCAGGGTCCTGGCGGATCCGCGGATCAGCACCGTGGAGCGTACGGAGGTCGTGGGTCTGCTCGGCAACGCGTACCGGACGACCGGCGTACTGCTCCGGGAGCGTGGAGCGGGCACGCGCGGAGCCGACACGGCCGGAGCCGACACGCACGGAGCCGACACGCACGGAGTCGGCGCGAAGGAGAGAACCGGGAACGCGGCGAAGAACGGAACCCCGTCCCGTGGCGGCGTCGTCACCCGCGCGCTGGCCGCCGATCTGGTCGTGGACGCGTCCGGCCGCGGTTCGCGGGCACCCGCCTGGCTCTCGGCCGTCGGCGCCGAGCCGCCCCCGGAAGAGACCCTCGACAGCGGACTCGTCTACGCCACCCGCGCCTACCGCCCCGGCAAGGACGACGGCACCACCGACACCATCGGGTACTACGTGGTCCCCAACCCCGCCCAGTTGTCCGGCGGAGTCGCGCTGCCGATCGAGGACGGCCGCTATCTCGTCACGTTCTCGGGGCTGCACGGCAGTGAACCCCCTTCGAACGAGGAGGAGTTCGCCGACTTCGCCGCGTCGCTCCCGCATCCGTTCCTGCACGACTGGCTGATGCGGGCCGAGCCGGACTCGCCCGTGCGCTCCTTCCGCAACATGGCGAACGTACGCCGCCGGTACGACTGTCCGGGCCGCCGCCCGGCGGGCTTCCTCTCGACGGGCGACGCGCTGTGCGCCTTCAACCCCGTCTACGGGCAGGGCATGACCGTGGCCGCGCTCAACGCCGTCGCGCTGGGCGAGGCGCTGGGCGACCGGCGCCGTACGCCCACGACCCTGCGCGTGCAGCGGGCGATCCTCGCCTCCTCGCGGCAGGCCTGGGACATCTCGGCCGGGGCGGACAAGAAGATGCCGGGAGTCGTCGGCAACGCGACCGGCACGAGCGCGGCCGACCGGCCGTCGAACTGGTACCTGACACGTGTGCAACGGCGGGCGGGCGGCGATCCGGTGGTCGGTACGGCGTTCCGTGCGGTGCTGAACCTCAAGGCTCCGCTGAGTGCGCTGTTCGCGCCGCGTGTCGCCCGCGCCGTGCTGTTCGGTCCTGTGCCACACACACCGGCCGGGCCGCCGATGTGGCGGGAGTCCGAAGGCGAGCCCCGGGACACCTGA
- a CDS encoding PadR family transcriptional regulator, which yields MSLPHAILTALLERPSSGLELARRFDRSIGYFWSATHQQIYRELGRLEQSGCIRALDSAQPARGRKKEYEVLPAGRAELAGWVSGREDPRPVRDPLLLRMRAAAVVGTDGLPDELRRHLALHERQLAEYTDIEARDFALNGEVTGQAGEMTEPARPTEADRLRHLVLRAGIDLERMWVEWLTEALRGASAAPATSATPTGSDGA from the coding sequence ATGTCCCTCCCGCACGCCATCCTCACCGCCCTCCTCGAAAGACCCTCGTCGGGCCTGGAGCTCGCCCGGCGCTTCGACCGCTCGATCGGTTACTTCTGGTCGGCGACGCATCAGCAGATCTACCGGGAGCTGGGGCGGCTCGAACAGTCGGGCTGCATCCGCGCCCTGGACTCCGCGCAGCCCGCCCGGGGCCGGAAGAAGGAGTACGAGGTGCTGCCGGCCGGCCGCGCCGAGCTGGCCGGGTGGGTGTCGGGCAGAGAGGATCCGAGGCCCGTCCGCGACCCGTTGCTGCTCAGGATGAGGGCGGCGGCGGTGGTCGGCACCGACGGACTGCCCGACGAGCTGCGCCGCCATCTCGCGCTCCATGAGCGGCAGTTGGCCGAGTACACGGACATCGAGGCGCGGGACTTCGCGCTGAACGGTGAAGTGACCGGACAGGCCGGGGAGATGACGGAACCGGCGAGGCCGACGGAGGCGGACCGGCTGCGGCATCTGGTCCTGCGCGCCGGGATCGACCTGGAGCGTATGTGGGTCGAGTGGCTCACCGAGGCGCTGCGCGGGGCGAGCGCGGCACCGGCGACGTCCGCGACACCCACCGGATCCGACGGCGCGTAA
- a CDS encoding NADPH-dependent 2,4-dienoyl-CoA reductase — protein MNPYPTPYPHLLSPLDLGFVTLPNRVLMGSMHVGLEEAENGFARMAAFYAARARGGVGLMVTGGIAPNDRGRPYEGGARLTTEAEAERHRQVTSAVHAAGGRIAMQILHFGRYAYHPDLVAPSALQAPISPHVPHALTDDEVTETVEDFVRAAELARLAGYDGVEVMGSEGYLINEFIAARTNLREDRWGGTYENRIRFPVEIVRRIRERVGPDFILIYRLSMLDLVPGGSSLGEVVTLAKEIEAAGATLINTGIGWHEARIPTIAASVPRGAYTWVTKALMGSVSVPLITSNRVNTPEVAEQLLADGRADMVSMARPFLADPDFVAKTRDGRADTINTCIGCNQACLDHTFSGRITSCLVNPRACHETELVLSPTRRAKRVAVVGAGPAGLACAVSAAERGHHVTLFEAADEIGGQLNVAKRVPGKEEFDETLRYFRGRLARLSVNVRLNTPATVGELVNGTAGYDEIVVATGVTPRTPRIPGIDHPRVLSYLDVLRGGAAVGERVAIIGAGGIGFDVAEFLTDSGERASLDPDVYFRRWGVDPDYRFPGGLGEPVRTKPPRTVHLIQRKTGKVGAGLGRTTGWIHRTELRHRGVTMIAGAVYDRIDDEGLRLTVDGTPALLRVDTVVLCAGQEPRRELYDALRAAGASAHLIGGADVAAELDAKSAIDQGTRLAATI, from the coding sequence ATGAACCCGTACCCGACCCCGTACCCCCATCTGCTCAGCCCTCTCGACCTGGGGTTCGTGACCCTGCCCAACCGGGTGCTGATGGGGTCGATGCATGTCGGCCTCGAAGAGGCCGAGAACGGCTTCGCCCGCATGGCCGCCTTCTACGCCGCCCGCGCACGAGGCGGCGTCGGTCTGATGGTGACCGGCGGCATCGCGCCCAACGACCGGGGACGGCCCTACGAGGGCGGCGCCCGGCTCACGACCGAGGCGGAGGCCGAGCGGCACCGGCAGGTGACCTCGGCGGTGCACGCGGCGGGCGGCCGGATCGCGATGCAGATCCTGCACTTCGGGCGGTACGCCTACCACCCGGACCTGGTGGCGCCGAGCGCGCTCCAGGCTCCCATCAGCCCCCATGTCCCGCACGCCCTCACCGACGACGAGGTGACGGAGACGGTCGAGGACTTCGTACGGGCGGCGGAGCTGGCGCGGCTGGCCGGGTACGACGGCGTCGAGGTCATGGGTTCCGAGGGCTATCTCATCAACGAGTTCATCGCCGCGCGGACCAATCTGCGCGAGGACCGGTGGGGCGGTACCTACGAGAACCGGATCCGCTTCCCGGTGGAGATCGTCCGCCGTATCCGCGAGCGCGTCGGTCCCGACTTCATCCTCATCTACCGCCTGTCGATGCTCGATCTGGTGCCGGGCGGGTCCTCGCTCGGCGAAGTCGTCACGCTGGCAAAGGAGATCGAGGCAGCGGGCGCCACGCTGATCAACACCGGGATCGGCTGGCACGAGGCGCGCATCCCGACGATCGCGGCGTCCGTCCCGCGCGGCGCGTACACCTGGGTGACCAAGGCGCTGATGGGGTCCGTCTCCGTACCGCTGATCACCAGCAACCGCGTCAACACACCAGAGGTGGCCGAGCAGTTGCTCGCCGACGGGCGCGCGGACATGGTCTCGATGGCCCGCCCCTTCCTGGCCGATCCGGACTTCGTCGCCAAGACGCGTGACGGGCGGGCCGACACGATCAACACTTGTATCGGCTGCAACCAGGCCTGCCTCGACCACACGTTCAGCGGGAGGATCACCTCCTGTCTGGTCAATCCGCGGGCCTGCCACGAGACCGAGCTGGTCCTCTCCCCCACCCGGCGTGCCAAGCGGGTCGCGGTCGTCGGGGCCGGTCCCGCCGGGCTCGCGTGCGCCGTGTCCGCAGCCGAACGGGGGCACCACGTCACGCTGTTCGAGGCGGCGGACGAGATCGGCGGGCAGCTCAACGTCGCCAAACGGGTCCCCGGCAAGGAGGAGTTCGACGAGACGCTGCGCTACTTCCGTGGCCGGCTCGCGCGGCTCTCGGTCAACGTACGGCTCAACACCCCTGCCACGGTGGGTGAGTTGGTGAACGGTACGGCCGGATACGACGAGATCGTCGTGGCGACCGGTGTCACACCGCGTACACCCCGGATCCCCGGCATCGACCATCCGCGCGTGCTCAGCTACCTCGACGTACTACGCGGCGGCGCCGCCGTCGGCGAGCGCGTCGCGATCATCGGGGCGGGCGGCATCGGCTTCGACGTGGCCGAATTCCTCACCGACAGCGGCGAGCGGGCGAGCCTGGACCCGGACGTCTACTTCCGGCGGTGGGGAGTCGACCCCGACTACCGCTTCCCCGGCGGACTCGGAGAACCCGTACGGACGAAGCCGCCGCGGACGGTCCACCTGATCCAGCGAAAAACGGGAAAGGTCGGCGCCGGGCTCGGCAGGACCACCGGGTGGATCCACCGCACCGAACTGCGCCACCGGGGAGTCACCATGATCGCGGGCGCCGTCTACGACCGGATCGACGACGAGGGGCTGCGTCTGACGGTCGACGGCACCCCCGCTCTCCTGCGCGTGGACACGGTCGTGCTGTGCGCGGGGCAGGAACCACGGCGCGAGCTGTACGACGCGCTCCGCGCGGCCGGCGCCTCCGCGCATCTCATCGGCGGGGCGGACGTCGCCGCCGAACTGGACGCCAAGAGCGCCATCGACCAGGGGACGCGGCTGGCCGCCACGATCTGA
- a CDS encoding PTS-dependent dihydroxyacetone kinase phosphotransferase subunit DhaM codes for MSTEKHVGVVLVSHSRAVAESVAELAVGLAGGGTTAPVAAAGGTPDGGLGTSSELIAGAAARVDRGAGVALLVDLGSAVLTVKSLVAEGDELPEGARLLDAPFLEGAVAAVVTASAGADLDAVEAAAVEAYSYRKV; via the coding sequence ATGAGTACCGAGAAGCACGTCGGCGTCGTGCTCGTGTCGCACAGCCGGGCGGTCGCGGAGTCCGTCGCGGAACTGGCCGTCGGGCTCGCGGGCGGTGGAACGACCGCTCCGGTGGCCGCCGCCGGCGGCACTCCGGACGGCGGGCTCGGGACGAGTTCCGAACTGATCGCGGGGGCGGCGGCCCGGGTGGACCGGGGCGCGGGCGTAGCCCTGCTGGTCGATCTCGGCAGTGCCGTGCTGACGGTCAAGTCGCTGGTGGCCGAGGGCGACGAACTGCCGGAGGGCGCACGGCTGCTGGACGCGCCCTTCCTGGAAGGCGCGGTCGCGGCCGTGGTGACGGCGTCGGCGGGCGCGGACCTGGACGCGGTCGAGGCGGCGGCCGTGGAGGCGTACAGCTACCGCAAGGTCTGA
- the dhaL gene encoding dihydroxyacetone kinase subunit DhaL — translation MLDVEFFRRWLTTAAASVEREADHLTELDSAIGDADHGSNLQRGFRAVTAELEKASPATPGAVLILAGRQLISTVGGASGPLYGTLLRRTGKALDDSAEVTPAQLAEALGAGVAAVAQLGGAKAGDKTMIDALEPAVAALGTSFAAAAAAAEDGAVATVPILARKGRASYLGERSIGHQDPGATSSALLIAALAATAGE, via the coding sequence GTGCTCGACGTCGAATTCTTCCGCCGCTGGCTCACGACGGCGGCCGCTTCCGTGGAACGGGAGGCGGACCATCTCACCGAGCTCGACTCGGCGATCGGCGACGCCGACCACGGCAGCAATCTGCAGCGCGGCTTCCGGGCCGTGACCGCGGAGCTGGAGAAGGCGTCGCCGGCCACGCCCGGCGCCGTACTGATCCTCGCGGGGCGGCAGTTGATCTCCACGGTGGGCGGGGCCTCGGGTCCGCTGTACGGGACGCTGCTGCGGCGTACGGGCAAGGCGCTCGACGACTCGGCCGAGGTCACGCCCGCCCAGCTGGCCGAGGCGCTGGGCGCCGGGGTCGCAGCCGTGGCGCAGCTGGGCGGCGCGAAGGCCGGGGACAAGACGATGATCGACGCGCTGGAGCCCGCGGTGGCGGCGCTCGGCACCTCCTTCGCGGCCGCGGCGGCAGCCGCCGAGGACGGCGCCGTGGCCACGGTGCCGATACTGGCCCGCAAGGGCCGGGCCAGCTATCTCGGTGAGCGCAGCATCGGGCATCAGGACCCGGGGGCCACGTCCTCGGCGCTGCTGATCGCGGCTCTCGCGGCGACGGCGGGCGAATGA
- the dhaK gene encoding dihydroxyacetone kinase subunit DhaK has translation MRMLINVPETVVADGLRGMAAAHPELSVDVDNRVIVRRDAPVEGKVGLVSGGGSGHEPLHGGFVGPGMLSAACPGEVFTSPVPDQMVRAAAAVDGGAGVLFIVKNYTGDVLNFDMAAELAEDEGIRVGKVLVNDDVAVTDSLFTAGRRGTGATLFVEKIAGAAAEEGATLERVEAIGRQVNESSRSFGVALSAVTTPSKGSPTFDLPDGELELGIGIHGEPGRERRAMMTSREIADFSVDAVLEDLRPSGPVIALVNGMGATPLLELYGFNAEVQRVLAERGVAVARTLVGNYVTSLDMAGCSVTLCQVDEDLLRLWDAPVRTPALRWGR, from the coding sequence TTGAGAATGCTCATCAATGTCCCGGAGACCGTGGTCGCCGATGGTCTGCGGGGGATGGCCGCCGCGCACCCCGAGCTGTCCGTCGATGTGGACAACCGTGTGATCGTACGCCGTGACGCCCCCGTCGAGGGAAAGGTGGGGCTCGTCTCGGGCGGTGGTTCCGGGCACGAGCCGCTGCACGGCGGGTTCGTGGGGCCCGGGATGCTCTCCGCCGCCTGCCCGGGTGAGGTCTTCACCAGTCCCGTGCCCGATCAGATGGTGCGGGCCGCCGCCGCTGTCGACGGTGGCGCGGGTGTGCTGTTCATCGTCAAGAACTACACCGGGGACGTCCTCAACTTCGACATGGCCGCCGAGCTGGCCGAGGACGAGGGCATCCGGGTCGGCAAGGTGCTGGTCAACGACGACGTCGCCGTGACGGACAGTCTCTTCACCGCGGGCCGGCGCGGTACGGGTGCCACCCTCTTCGTCGAGAAGATCGCCGGCGCCGCCGCCGAGGAGGGCGCGACGCTGGAGCGGGTCGAGGCGATCGGGCGGCAGGTGAACGAGAGCTCGCGCAGCTTCGGTGTAGCCCTCAGCGCCGTGACCACTCCGTCCAAGGGCAGCCCGACCTTCGACCTGCCGGACGGCGAGCTGGAGCTGGGCATCGGTATCCACGGCGAGCCGGGGCGTGAGCGGCGCGCGATGATGACGTCGCGTGAGATCGCCGACTTCTCCGTCGACGCGGTCCTGGAGGATCTGCGCCCGTCCGGTCCGGTGATCGCGCTGGTCAACGGCATGGGTGCGACGCCGCTGCTGGAGCTGTACGGCTTCAACGCCGAAGTGCAGCGGGTGCTGGCCGAGCGGGGCGTCGCGGTGGCCCGTACGCTCGTCGGCAACTACGTGACCTCGCTCGACATGGCCGGGTGCTCGGTGACGCTCTGTCAGGTCGACGAGGATCTGCTGCGGCTCTGGGACGCGCCGGTGCGGACGCCCGCACTGCGCTGGGGTCGTTAG
- a CDS encoding MerR family transcriptional regulator: protein MRIGELAAQAGASPRQVRFYEAKGLITSTRGPNNYRDYSEAALGRVQQIRELLNAGLSTQAIRGILPCLESPRDPIVFEGVTSETVAALERERDRLTERIDILARNRDAIADYLTELRVRAN from the coding sequence ATGCGTATTGGCGAGCTGGCTGCCCAAGCAGGTGCCTCTCCGCGACAGGTGCGGTTCTACGAGGCAAAGGGCTTGATCACCTCGACCCGTGGGCCCAACAACTATCGCGACTACAGCGAAGCGGCCCTGGGCCGCGTCCAGCAGATCCGCGAACTGCTGAACGCCGGCCTGTCGACGCAGGCAATCCGCGGGATCCTGCCCTGTCTGGAATCTCCGCGCGATCCGATCGTCTTTGAAGGCGTCACATCGGAGACGGTGGCGGCACTCGAACGCGAACGTGACAGGCTGACCGAACGCATCGACATCCTGGCCCGCAACCGTGACGCGATCGCCGACTACCTCACCGAACTCCGAGTGCGCGCGAACTGA
- a CDS encoding serine hydrolase domain-containing protein, whose product MTELNGTVSPTFESVRYAVEDQLRSGAEVGLSLVVDVDGQQVVDLWGGHRDAARTQPWRRDTITNVWSITKTVTSLAALLLVDAGELDVYAPVARYWPEFAANGKQDVEVRHLLSHTSGVSGLDHPARLEDLYDVRAAAARMASQKPWWEPGTASGYHVLNYGHLTGELIHRLTGQSLREFVHQHIVQPSGADFQIGLRGADVERVADVIAPTLDFDPSTLDHDTVAYRTFTGPSFEAGAANTPAWRAADLGAANGHGNALAIAEILAPITRAGASAHGQLLKPDTVGLIFNEQSNGADLVSGLHLRWGIGYALPDRRTLSWIPDGRIAFWGGWGGSMAIMDLDRRMTISYVMNNMGADILGSQRAAAYTTAIYQALCDGNLS is encoded by the coding sequence ATGACCGAACTGAACGGAACCGTCAGCCCAACGTTCGAATCCGTCCGCTACGCCGTGGAGGACCAGCTGCGCAGCGGCGCCGAGGTGGGCCTGTCGCTGGTCGTCGATGTCGACGGCCAACAGGTGGTGGACCTGTGGGGCGGCCATCGCGATGCAGCACGCACGCAGCCCTGGCGACGCGACACGATCACCAACGTGTGGTCGATCACAAAGACCGTGACCAGCCTTGCCGCCCTGCTGCTCGTGGACGCCGGCGAACTGGACGTCTACGCGCCGGTCGCCCGCTACTGGCCCGAGTTCGCCGCGAACGGCAAGCAGGATGTCGAGGTGCGGCATCTGCTGTCACACACCTCGGGCGTGTCCGGCCTGGATCACCCCGCGCGGCTTGAGGACCTGTACGACGTGCGCGCGGCGGCCGCCCGGATGGCTTCTCAAAAGCCTTGGTGGGAGCCCGGCACGGCTTCCGGCTACCACGTCCTCAACTACGGCCATCTGACAGGCGAGCTGATCCACCGCCTGACCGGCCAGTCGCTGCGCGAATTCGTGCACCAGCACATCGTCCAGCCGAGCGGCGCCGATTTCCAGATCGGGCTGCGCGGCGCCGACGTCGAACGAGTCGCCGACGTCATCGCACCGACACTCGACTTCGATCCCTCGACGCTCGATCACGACACCGTCGCCTACAGGACCTTCACCGGTCCCTCATTCGAAGCCGGCGCGGCCAACACCCCAGCCTGGCGCGCAGCCGACCTCGGCGCGGCCAACGGACACGGGAACGCTCTGGCGATCGCCGAGATTCTCGCCCCCATCACCCGTGCAGGCGCCTCGGCGCACGGTCAGCTCCTCAAGCCCGACACCGTCGGACTCATCTTCAATGAGCAGTCCAACGGTGCGGACCTCGTCAGCGGACTGCATCTGCGATGGGGCATCGGATACGCGTTGCCCGACCGGCGCACCCTGTCCTGGATCCCTGACGGCCGCATCGCCTTCTGGGGTGGCTGGGGCGGCTCGATGGCGATCATGGACCTCGACCGGCGCATGACGATCAGCTATGTCATGAACAATATGGGGGCCGACATCCTCGGATCACAGCGGGCCGCGGCCTACACCACCGCCATCTACCAGGCCCTCTGTGACGGCAACCTCTCCTGA
- a CDS encoding sulfurtransferase — MTTPEHPALLSAEQLSEALHDPRLRVLDASTSLVLDESTGSYMATPMREAYEEAHIPGAVFADVPGALSAPDATFDCTLPTGEYFAEQAGRLGIGNSSRVVVHDSGGAWATRLWWLFRVFGHDNVSVLDGGKRAWTTAGLTVESGPRIPDPGRFTAHFRPALAAGTEEVATRDQEAVCLVNALDPATFRGEQEVNPYPRRGRIPGSENLPFDSLLDPATGTFLPPAVLREKLDTTSLLRSGRPITYCGGGIAASLVAFAAYVVGQPAVAIYDGSLFEWTSDPGRPVDLGG; from the coding sequence ATGACCACACCAGAGCATCCCGCTCTACTCAGTGCCGAACAGCTTTCCGAGGCCCTGCACGACCCGCGGCTGCGGGTCCTGGACGCCTCGACGTCGTTGGTACTCGACGAATCGACCGGCAGCTACATGGCTACTCCCATGCGCGAGGCGTACGAGGAAGCCCATATCCCCGGCGCCGTCTTCGCTGACGTTCCGGGCGCGCTGTCGGCTCCGGACGCGACATTCGACTGCACGCTTCCCACCGGTGAGTATTTCGCCGAGCAGGCCGGCCGCCTCGGCATCGGCAACTCCTCGCGTGTGGTCGTCCATGACTCGGGCGGAGCCTGGGCAACACGCCTGTGGTGGCTGTTTCGGGTATTCGGCCACGACAACGTCTCCGTACTCGACGGGGGAAAGCGCGCGTGGACAACAGCAGGGCTGACCGTCGAGTCAGGGCCACGGATCCCCGACCCCGGCCGCTTCACCGCCCATTTCCGCCCCGCGCTGGCTGCGGGCACGGAGGAAGTCGCCACCCGCGATCAGGAAGCCGTGTGTCTGGTCAACGCCCTGGACCCCGCGACCTTCCGCGGCGAGCAGGAAGTCAATCCGTATCCCCGCCGGGGCCGTATCCCTGGCAGCGAGAACCTGCCCTTCGATTCCCTGCTCGACCCGGCAACTGGCACGTTTCTTCCCCCAGCGGTACTCCGCGAAAAGCTGGACACGACCAGTCTGCTGCGGTCAGGTCGCCCGATCACATACTGCGGCGGCGGCATCGCCGCCTCCCTCGTGGCCTTCGCCGCGTACGTCGTCGGGCAGCCCGCCGTGGCGATCTACGACGGTTCGCTCTTCGAGTGGACCAGTGATCCGGGCCGACCCGTAGACCTGGGCGGCTGA
- a CDS encoding NAD(P)-dependent alcohol dehydrogenase, which yields MKAVQITSFGAADVLRINDVDRPAPRAGEVLVSVEASSVNGHDVIVRAGELKMVSGRRFPIGVGLDFAGTITATGADVAGFRAGEQVWGMVHPRQRHSVAGAAEYVVVSADRIAHAPADLSSVEAAALVVAGSTALIALRDSVHLTSGERILVRGAAGGVGTAAVQLAHAMGSHVTALARDRHAELLTDLGADEVLDYGSTTSDRIGPFDVIVDTVGTELHCYRSRLAKGGRMVTVGLSPSALAAIAASSVHGSRRIRTFSANPETPLLRDLADQVTSGSLRPVIDSVYPLADIAAAHEAFEHGGVVGKHVVTVPRDSV from the coding sequence ATGAAGGCCGTTCAGATCACGAGTTTCGGTGCGGCGGACGTACTGCGGATCAATGACGTGGATCGTCCCGCTCCTCGCGCCGGTGAGGTACTGGTGTCGGTGGAGGCGTCCAGCGTGAACGGGCACGATGTGATCGTCCGTGCGGGAGAGTTGAAGATGGTGTCGGGACGCCGGTTCCCGATCGGTGTGGGACTGGACTTCGCGGGCACCATCACCGCGACCGGCGCCGATGTGGCGGGATTCAGGGCAGGGGAGCAGGTGTGGGGCATGGTGCATCCCCGGCAGCGGCACTCCGTCGCCGGGGCGGCCGAGTACGTCGTCGTCTCCGCGGACCGTATCGCCCACGCCCCGGCGGACCTCTCGTCGGTCGAGGCGGCAGCCCTGGTGGTGGCGGGTTCCACGGCGCTGATCGCGCTGCGCGACAGCGTGCACCTCACGAGCGGGGAACGGATCCTGGTACGGGGTGCGGCCGGCGGAGTCGGCACGGCCGCCGTGCAGTTGGCACACGCCATGGGCAGCCATGTGACCGCGCTGGCCCGCGACCGCCACGCCGAGCTCCTGACCGACCTCGGCGCCGACGAGGTCCTCGACTACGGTTCCACCACCTCGGACCGGATCGGGCCGTTCGACGTCATCGTGGACACCGTCGGCACGGAACTGCACTGCTACCGGAGCCGGTTGGCCAAGGGCGGCCGGATGGTCACCGTCGGACTGTCCCCGTCGGCCCTGGCCGCGATCGCCGCGTCGAGCGTGCACGGTTCCCGCCGCATCCGCACCTTCAGCGCCAACCCCGAAACCCCCCTGCTGCGCGACCTGGCCGACCAGGTCACCTCCGGCTCGCTGCGCCCGGTGATCGACAGCGTGTATCCGCTCGCGGACATCGCCGCGGCGCACGAGGCGTTCGAGCACGGCGGCGTCGTGGGCAAGCACGTGGTGACAGTGCCGCGCGACTCCGTCTGA
- a CDS encoding helix-turn-helix transcriptional regulator, protein MSHDPRRELAQFLRTRRTRLRPQDVGLEPGPRRRVAGLRREELALLAGVSSDYYQRMEQGRDVRPSEQVLDALARALNFSAEETRHLHSLAAAARTPARLPHSYEPEEVPDTTLRLLRGMTSPALVVGRFLDVLAWNPLGGALLGEFTRQPQRERNLLALFLHPEADRACPNRAATVAELIGMLRIQVAADPGHPRAVELVGELAVHSDEFAAQWALHDVKEPTRGQMRLNHPRVGDLNLDWDAYPIPGNPGPALIVCTAADDSPDAERLQLLVGLLGPLDPHGMRICG, encoded by the coding sequence ATGAGCCACGACCCCCGACGCGAACTCGCCCAGTTCCTGCGCACCCGCCGAACCCGGCTGCGACCACAGGACGTGGGACTGGAGCCCGGCCCGCGGCGGCGCGTCGCCGGGTTGCGGCGGGAGGAACTGGCCCTGCTGGCGGGGGTGAGCTCGGACTACTACCAGCGCATGGAGCAGGGACGCGACGTACGGCCCTCCGAACAGGTCTTGGATGCCCTCGCGCGCGCCCTCAACTTCTCCGCCGAGGAGACCCGCCACCTGCACAGCCTGGCCGCCGCCGCACGTACACCGGCCCGTCTGCCGCATTCGTACGAGCCCGAGGAGGTACCGGACACCACGCTGCGGCTGCTGCGCGGCATGACTTCGCCCGCTCTGGTCGTCGGCCGTTTCCTGGATGTGCTGGCCTGGAACCCGCTCGGCGGTGCCCTGCTGGGTGAGTTCACCCGGCAGCCGCAGAGGGAGCGGAACCTGCTGGCGCTGTTCCTGCACCCCGAGGCCGACCGGGCGTGCCCGAACCGCGCAGCCACCGTCGCCGAGCTGATCGGAATGCTGCGGATACAGGTCGCCGCCGACCCCGGTCACCCGCGCGCGGTCGAGTTGGTGGGTGAGCTGGCCGTCCACAGCGACGAGTTCGCTGCCCAGTGGGCCCTCCACGACGTGAAGGAACCGACTCGCGGCCAAATGCGCCTCAACCACCCCCGGGTCGGCGACCTGAACCTGGACTGGGACGCCTACCCGATACCGGGCAACCCCGGCCCCGCCCTCATCGTCTGCACCGCCGCCGACGACAGCCCTGACGCCGAACGGCTCCAACTGCTCGTCGGCCTGCTGGGACCCCTTGACCCACACGGAATGAGAATCTGCGGGTGA